One segment of Bacteroides caecimuris DNA contains the following:
- a CDS encoding BF3164 family lipoprotein, producing the protein MIDTKNKMPLLGGILILLLLSCRSSNQETIRVENIICQPIICEDNYIIGSPREMALSDSILAVMDAKSDSMLLFFDVKSGKYLGKAAMRGQGPSEFTVLSSLESHNESSFSFYDINRKKFYYTNSTTAGTVRFTPAFRIDSGLPLEVHPMANGKFIAPGIYEKYRYCVLDSNGQVHSTLGEWPYRDKDEKTVSGIVRSQAYMFGIASSPSRTKFVAYLMSADMLSFYQLENDSLHLRKETIVTYPDYEYRNNPTDYSGASRDSPLVYLWATCSEDYVYLLYSGKKFRQNALASFSGDMIYVYNWNGDKIAMIKSDKMLKQICVAKDGKTMYAIVCDLDPVLVHFPLPQWE; encoded by the coding sequence ATGATAGATACAAAGAATAAAATGCCACTATTAGGGGGAATATTGATACTTCTTCTATTATCTTGTCGCTCAAGTAACCAGGAGACTATTCGGGTGGAGAATATCATCTGCCAACCTATTATTTGTGAGGATAATTATATAATAGGAAGCCCAAGAGAGATGGCATTATCAGACTCAATTTTAGCGGTTATGGATGCTAAGTCTGATTCCATGTTGCTTTTTTTTGATGTAAAATCCGGAAAATATTTAGGAAAGGCTGCTATGCGTGGGCAAGGTCCATCTGAATTTACTGTACTTTCTTCTTTAGAATCACATAATGAAAGTTCGTTTTCATTTTACGATATAAATAGAAAAAAGTTTTATTATACAAATTCAACAACCGCAGGCACTGTGCGGTTTACTCCTGCTTTTCGCATAGACAGTGGATTGCCACTTGAAGTTCATCCTATGGCTAACGGGAAGTTTATAGCTCCTGGTATTTATGAAAAATACAGGTATTGTGTGTTGGATTCCAATGGACAGGTGCATAGTACGCTTGGGGAATGGCCTTATAGGGATAAGGATGAAAAGACTGTTTCCGGTATTGTTCGTTCGCAGGCTTATATGTTTGGTATAGCGTCCTCTCCTTCAAGAACGAAATTCGTTGCTTATCTTATGTCAGCGGATATGCTGTCTTTCTATCAATTAGAAAACGATTCTCTACATTTGCGAAAGGAAACTATTGTTACTTATCCGGACTATGAGTATAGAAATAATCCGACAGATTATTCGGGTGCCTCGAGAGATTCACCACTCGTTTATTTGTGGGCTACATGCTCGGAAGATTATGTGTACCTATTGTATTCCGGAAAAAAATTCCGTCAGAATGCTTTGGCGTCATTTTCAGGTGATATGATATATGTGTATAATTGGAATGGTGATAAAATTGCGATGATAAAAAGCGATAAGATGTTGAAACAAATATGTGTGGCAAAAGATGGGAAAACAATGTATGCTATTGTCTGTGATTTAGATCCGGTTCTTGTGCATTTTCCATTGCCACAGTGGGAATAG
- a CDS encoding DUF1573 domain-containing protein: MKYIIAILLLFLVSCKDNKREHALNVLQNWNSKELIFPSELYFTINGKDSVDYSVSSQSQYKVVVYVDSVGCTSCKLRLPAWKSFMSQVDSLASNSVQFLFFFFPKNKTEISNILVTDRFKYPVCIDEQDSLNILNHIPTEMMFQTFLLNKKNKVVAIGNPVHNPKIRELYLAIITGKSHSAKVDDKLLTTAVLSTSQLNMGIFDWKQEQLVEFSFTNSGDNPFVVEEIYTSCGCTTVEYSKEPIQPSGNLKVKVKYKAERPEHFNKTITVYCNAEDSPFHLKISGTAK; encoded by the coding sequence ATGAAATATATAATTGCCATCTTACTATTATTTTTAGTGTCATGTAAAGATAATAAACGAGAACATGCCCTAAATGTATTGCAAAATTGGAACTCTAAAGAATTAATATTTCCTTCAGAACTTTATTTTACCATTAACGGGAAGGATTCTGTAGACTATTCTGTTTCAAGCCAGAGTCAATATAAAGTTGTAGTTTATGTTGATTCAGTAGGTTGTACGAGTTGTAAATTGCGTTTACCTGCATGGAAAAGCTTTATGTCGCAAGTTGATTCATTGGCTTCTAATTCAGTTCAATTTCTATTCTTCTTTTTTCCTAAAAATAAAACAGAAATATCTAACATCTTAGTAACTGACCGTTTTAAATATCCAGTTTGTATAGATGAACAAGATTCGTTGAATATATTAAATCATATTCCAACTGAAATGATGTTTCAGACATTTTTATTGAATAAAAAAAATAAAGTGGTTGCTATTGGCAATCCCGTTCATAATCCCAAGATAAGAGAGCTTTATCTAGCTATTATTACAGGAAAGAGTCATTCAGCAAAGGTTGATGATAAATTACTTACAACGGCTGTTTTATCTACCTCCCAATTGAATATGGGGATTTTTGATTGGAAGCAAGAGCAACTAGTTGAATTTTCATTTACTAATTCAGGTGATAATCCGTTTGTTGTAGAAGAAATTTATACTTCTTGTGGCTGTACTACAGTGGAATATTCTAAAGAACCTATTCAACCAAGTGGAAATTTGAAAGTGAAGGTGAAATATAAGGCAGAACGACCTGAACATTTCAATAAAACGATTACCGTGTATTGTAATGCAGAAGATTCTCCATTTCATTTGAAAATTAGTGGAACCGCGAAATGA
- a CDS encoding 6-bladed beta-propeller, with amino-acid sequence MREILYILLLTVCWSCAQNSKTEVYQNKRANILDVQDRVKEIAINDVLIGPISPLCIVGEYLIIGDVKSQDNLIHIFNKNDFSYLTSVLSRGEGPDEITNMGYIGTDGMSHIFCISDHGKQKIFAYDIDCILSDSLYKPTVKAKMAERSFPNKYKSINDSLYLALIIKPTGNSGYNENITKWNMKTGEMDNMLYEHPDIKKKRVDFDLSIKGGCYVECYLYHDLMTICDLNGNLRYNIYGPEWDKSTNRVSFYGGVAYCKDKIVALYSGKETFYNSGSGGMKVDRPTKFLVFDMNGNYIQTIETKCQILNFCYDEKNNRIIMSLDDDMQFAYLDLSGLI; translated from the coding sequence ATGAGGGAAATTTTATACATTTTGCTTCTAACTGTTTGTTGGAGTTGTGCACAAAATTCAAAGACTGAAGTATATCAAAATAAACGTGCAAATATTTTGGATGTTCAAGATAGAGTGAAAGAAATTGCAATTAATGATGTTTTAATAGGTCCAATAAGCCCATTATGTATAGTCGGTGAGTATTTAATAATAGGTGATGTTAAATCACAAGATAATTTGATTCATATATTTAATAAGAATGATTTTAGCTATTTGACAAGTGTACTGAGTAGAGGTGAAGGTCCTGATGAAATAACTAATATGGGATATATTGGAACAGATGGAATGAGTCACATATTTTGTATATCGGATCATGGTAAACAAAAGATATTTGCTTATGATATAGATTGTATTCTTTCAGATTCATTGTATAAGCCAACCGTAAAAGCGAAAATGGCAGAAAGATCATTTCCTAATAAATATAAATCTATAAATGATTCTTTATATCTTGCTTTAATAATAAAACCAACAGGAAATTCAGGTTATAATGAAAATATAACTAAATGGAATATGAAAACCGGAGAAATGGATAATATGCTTTATGAACATCCTGATATAAAGAAGAAACGTGTTGATTTTGATTTATCAATAAAGGGTGGATGCTATGTAGAATGCTATTTGTATCATGATTTAATGACGATTTGTGATCTCAACGGAAATTTAAGATACAATATATACGGTCCGGAATGGGATAAATCAACAAATAGAGTTAGTTTTTATGGTGGAGTAGCCTATTGTAAAGATAAAATAGTTGCGCTTTATTCAGGTAAGGAGACTTTTTATAATAGTGGCTCTGGTGGAATGAAAGTAGATCGTCCGACTAAATTTTTAGTTTTTGATATGAATGGTAATTACATTCAGACTATAGAAACTAAATGTCAAATATTAAATTTTTGTTATGATGAAAAGAATAACCGAATCATAATGAGTTTAGATGATGATATGCAATTTGCTTATTTGGATTTAAGTGGTCTTATTTAG
- a CDS encoding NVEALA domain-containing protein, translating to MKKKIMGLIAVVAIVTVAGYNVYTSQNNNGKLSDLALSNVEALADPSEGGFDCVNGCVDNGNGCYCYQWYPYFQEHYWWN from the coding sequence ATGAAAAAGAAAATAATGGGGCTTATAGCCGTTGTTGCTATTGTTACTGTTGCGGGATATAATGTATATACTTCACAGAATAATAATGGAAAGTTGTCTGATTTAGCATTATCAAATGTGGAAGCATTGGCTGACCCTAGTGAAGGAGGATTTGATTGTGTAAATGGTTGTGTAGATAATGGTAATGGTTGCTACTGTTATCAGTGGTATCCGTATTTTCAAGAACACTATTGGTGGAATTGA
- a CDS encoding redoxin domain-containing protein: protein MKNRLLLLSSSILLLLCFSCKQSEQQKKVASILTEWVDRVVVLPDTVYIPKEGIVKKADYECCDYKILNYVDSIGCLSCDLKLTEWNALYKRLQDKGMSVMPVFIFGFSNNKKFKKEIYSLLRHNAIAFPVVMDSLSQINKLNNFPDDRRFQTFLLDKENKVVVIGNPIYNPYIEDLYFDIATNKTISHRN, encoded by the coding sequence ATGAAAAATAGACTGTTGTTGCTAAGCAGTAGCATTCTGTTGTTATTGTGCTTTTCATGTAAACAATCGGAACAACAAAAAAAGGTTGCTTCTATATTAACAGAATGGGTGGATAGAGTTGTCGTTTTACCAGATACTGTATATATACCTAAAGAAGGAATCGTGAAAAAGGCAGATTATGAATGCTGCGATTATAAAATACTGAATTATGTAGATTCTATAGGTTGCCTTAGTTGTGATTTGAAACTAACGGAATGGAATGCATTATATAAAAGGTTGCAGGACAAAGGAATGTCTGTTATGCCAGTATTTATCTTTGGTTTCTCTAATAATAAGAAATTTAAGAAGGAAATATATTCATTGCTTAGGCATAATGCTATAGCTTTCCCTGTTGTAATGGATTCGTTGAGTCAAATAAACAAATTAAATAATTTCCCAGACGACCGTCGTTTTCAAACATTTTTGTTAGATAAGGAAAATAAAGTTGTTGTCATAGGAAATCCAATTTATAATCCTTATATAGAAGATTTGTATTTTGATATAGCTACCAATAAGACTATTTCTCATAGAAATTGA
- a CDS encoding 6-bladed beta-propeller, with protein sequence MKTNLLIICLFVIISCNSHKTEVQTGVTVLNVENLQFKDWASIIQVDSVIQLGINEDSLLSIAQKCVLANDRIIFWDYKLKSVYVYNRQGVFLFTVGKLGGAENECVELRDVTISPDQQSIELLDATGILVFSMQDGHFIEKKNIDGIKMLGCHRFSHTSEDSYLLFSDMEDYSIYKFTNGELEGLRKRNGIQLVSERFYHYDGHCMVLPDYGNYVVDIYRDGTLMPKYHIDFGNQALPEDKLPQTWKQFDKLEHTDDYFKSIVSVIEDDGFLYVRSVGPSRTYYDIYWDKKTGKILSGPADMQLGMMTFASCEGFLYGLVYPEYLSKESPLYPYVQSYVEDEDANPIILKFKFYEK encoded by the coding sequence ATGAAAACTAATCTGTTAATTATTTGTCTTTTTGTCATAATTTCTTGTAATTCCCATAAAACGGAAGTTCAAACAGGTGTAACAGTATTGAATGTGGAAAATCTACAATTTAAAGATTGGGCTTCAATCATTCAAGTAGATTCTGTTATTCAGTTGGGTATCAATGAAGATTCTTTATTGTCCATAGCACAGAAGTGCGTGTTGGCAAACGACCGTATCATTTTTTGGGATTACAAATTGAAGTCTGTGTATGTATATAATCGACAAGGTGTTTTTTTATTTACTGTAGGAAAGTTAGGAGGTGCTGAGAATGAATGTGTTGAATTGCGTGATGTAACGATTAGTCCAGATCAACAATCAATAGAATTATTGGATGCAACGGGGATTCTTGTATTTAGTATGCAAGACGGGCATTTTATAGAAAAGAAAAATATTGATGGTATAAAGATGCTTGGATGTCATCGCTTTTCGCATACATCGGAGGATAGTTATCTTCTTTTCTCGGATATGGAGGATTATTCCATTTATAAATTCACCAACGGTGAATTAGAGGGTTTGAGAAAGCGGAATGGAATCCAATTGGTTTCAGAACGGTTTTATCATTATGACGGTCATTGCATGGTGTTGCCAGACTACGGTAATTATGTAGTTGATATCTATCGTGACGGGACACTTATGCCAAAATATCATATCGATTTTGGAAATCAAGCATTGCCGGAAGATAAATTACCCCAAACATGGAAGCAGTTTGATAAACTGGAGCATACAGATGACTATTTTAAATCCATTGTGAGTGTCATTGAAGACGATGGATTCTTGTATGTACGTTCTGTTGGCCCTTCGAGGACGTATTATGACATTTATTGGGATAAGAAAACAGGAAAAATATTGTCTGGCCCGGCAGATATGCAACTTGGTATGATGACTTTTGCTTCCTGCGAAGGTTTTCTGTATGGTTTAGTATATCCTGAATATTTGTCTAAGGAGTCGCCGCTGTATCCTTATGTTCAGTCTTATGTGGAAGATGAGGATGCAAATCCTATTATTTTGAAATTTAAGTTTTATGAAAAATAG
- a CDS encoding NVEALA domain-containing protein, with translation MKKKIMGLIAIVAIATIAGYNVCASQNNMKLSDLTLSNMDALAFPEIGTGFYHRYTYQCPIPVEYKTAVSCTSGGHDECYPSDC, from the coding sequence ATGAAAAAGAAAATAATGGGGCTTATAGCTATTGTTGCTATTGCTACTATTGCAGGATATAATGTATGTGCTTCACAAAACAATATGAAGTTATCGGATTTGACTTTGTCTAACATGGATGCATTGGCATTTCCTGAAATTGGCACAGGTTTTTATCATAGATATACATATCAATGTCCTATTCCTGTAGAGTATAAAACTGCGGTATCATGTACCAGTGGAGGACATGATGAATGTTATCCTAGTGATTGTTAA
- a CDS encoding BF3164 family lipoprotein, which produces MFSSHLSWISKLLLLILVVGILSSCSQSPKTFLGIKYLDFPEEKHLLAQVIELDTALFRYPFRIRIERDKAIVMDLHSSDYYGHLFQYPSFQYLSSFGRRGDSPTEMLSMENFRLYNHELWTLDANKSELTRLDFSSSGDSLFREETVTLDEDILRPLDFAIYNDTTFVIPDYSGESRFLKVNCKGKLIEKIGAIPTANEKALQEARPALAQAWRSFLDYNSRNGVLAAVTQLGEVVEIYNLKDRTHVIRIGEHDEPEFKVSDGYGIPTGIMGFSDVQVTDSAIYAVFHGTSFKEIARQSGKLPDGGKYIYVFSLKGEPMCKYVLDHYIYGIWVDEATKTIMATNVNSDQPIVKFSFGSV; this is translated from the coding sequence ATGTTTTCGAGCCATTTATCTTGGATTAGTAAGCTTCTGCTACTAATATTGGTGGTTGGAATATTATCCTCGTGTTCACAATCCCCAAAAACTTTTTTGGGGATTAAATATTTAGATTTTCCAGAAGAGAAACATCTGTTGGCACAGGTAATAGAGCTTGATACAGCCTTGTTTCGTTATCCTTTTCGGATACGGATAGAGAGAGATAAAGCCATTGTGATGGATTTACATAGTTCCGATTATTATGGGCACTTATTTCAATACCCAAGTTTCCAGTATCTATCCTCTTTTGGCAGGCGAGGCGATTCTCCAACGGAAATGTTGTCGATGGAAAACTTCCGTTTGTATAATCATGAATTATGGACTTTAGATGCTAACAAAAGCGAATTAACTAGGTTAGATTTTTCTTCATCCGGTGATTCACTGTTTCGTGAGGAAACGGTAACATTGGATGAAGATATACTTCGACCACTTGATTTTGCCATATATAATGATACGACATTTGTCATTCCTGACTATTCAGGTGAGAGCCGTTTTTTGAAGGTTAATTGCAAAGGTAAACTTATAGAGAAGATAGGCGCTATACCTACAGCGAATGAGAAAGCTTTGCAAGAAGCCCGTCCGGCATTAGCACAGGCATGGCGTAGCTTTTTAGATTATAATTCTCGTAATGGCGTTTTAGCTGCTGTCACTCAACTGGGAGAGGTGGTTGAAATCTATAATTTGAAAGACCGTACTCATGTAATTCGTATCGGTGAGCATGACGAACCTGAATTCAAAGTATCTGATGGATATGGTATACCAACAGGCATCATGGGATTCAGTGATGTCCAAGTAACGGATAGTGCCATTTATGCGGTGTTTCATGGAACATCTTTTAAGGAGATAGCAAGGCAAAGCGGAAAACTTCCTGACGGCGGAAAGTACATTTATGTATTTAGTTTGAAAGGAGAACCGATGTGTAAATATGTACTCGACCATTATATATATGGTATTTGGGTAGATGAAGCTACTAAAACGATAATGGCGACAAACGTAAATAGCGATCAGCCAATAGTAAAGTTTAGCTTTGGTAGCGTATGA
- a CDS encoding NVEALA domain-containing protein has protein sequence MKKYLKFGTLSFIVLVSIFFCRKAEHNKLQNVILLNNVEALAADESPMIRCIGFGSVDCPINHVKVKYVFEPFILD, from the coding sequence ATGAAAAAGTATTTAAAGTTTGGAACTCTTTCTTTTATCGTATTAGTTTCTATTTTCTTTTGTAGAAAAGCTGAGCACAACAAACTACAAAATGTTATTTTATTAAATAATGTGGAAGCTTTGGCTGCCGATGAGAGTCCTATGATTAGGTGTATTGGCTTCGGCTCTGTGGATTGTCCTATAAATCATGTAAAAGTAAAGTATGTTTTCGAGCCATTTATCTTGGATTAG
- a CDS encoding winged helix-turn-helix domain-containing protein has translation MRTICSNLLFVRIMDPDRRMALLFFILMIILVVTLERMLYASGEVALANKTRITLLETIEDGFNAQYKALGLYEAGYKMEPNRNFEHCTITSSKGKKVKDIVVEENKVVVSSDIDTGISHTVLAEEGIDADACLSLWSKKLSAANIVSCHALRIHIHTDSAYVLACGDSTLFLPEYKKISSFYSGLSNEIEVEPFIRYSWLTVLKNTSITMVVIVELIILVLLFVCFIYYLRKRIKKSIPSVTDISQLNIKIANLRYVYSSHEFYTDDNRKIRITSQPASLLLLLLKAPNHTMTKEEIISCFWRSEDRGVEGRLRRVVSDLRCILREESVNISIKSSGNSYSLIV, from the coding sequence ATGAGAACTATTTGTAGTAATTTGTTATTTGTGCGAATTATGGATCCAGACAGACGAATGGCTTTGCTATTTTTCATTTTAATGATAATTCTTGTTGTTACATTAGAACGAATGCTTTATGCTTCAGGAGAAGTTGCACTTGCAAATAAGACTAGAATAACTTTATTGGAAACAATAGAAGATGGATTCAATGCACAATATAAGGCACTGGGACTATATGAGGCTGGTTATAAAATGGAACCAAATAGGAACTTTGAGCATTGTACTATAACTAGTTCTAAAGGTAAAAAAGTAAAAGATATTGTGGTTGAAGAAAACAAGGTCGTAGTGAGTTCGGATATTGATACTGGAATAAGTCATACCGTTTTAGCAGAAGAGGGAATAGATGCCGATGCTTGTTTATCTTTGTGGAGTAAGAAACTGTCTGCGGCTAATATTGTTTCTTGTCATGCATTACGAATACATATTCATACAGATAGTGCCTATGTACTTGCTTGTGGAGATTCTACGTTATTTTTACCAGAGTATAAAAAAATTAGTAGTTTTTACTCCGGACTTTCCAATGAAATTGAAGTAGAGCCTTTTATTCGGTATTCTTGGTTGACAGTTCTTAAAAACACTTCAATAACGATGGTGGTTATTGTAGAATTAATTATCCTTGTTCTTTTATTTGTTTGTTTTATCTATTATCTAAGAAAAAGAATAAAAAAGAGCATTCCTTCAGTAACAGATATCTCCCAATTAAATATAAAAATAGCGAATCTGCGTTATGTTTACAGTTCGCATGAATTTTATACAGATGATAATCGAAAGATCCGGATTACTAGCCAACCTGCATCTTTACTTTTGCTGCTTTTGAAAGCTCCCAATCATACGATGACAAAAGAAGAGATTATTTCATGTTTTTGGAGGTCGGAAGATAGAGGCGTAGAAGGTAGGTTGCGTCGTGTAGTGAGTGATTTAAGGTGTATACTTCGGGAAGAATCAGTGAATATATCTATTAAATCATCAGGAAATAGCTATTCTTTGATTGTTTAA
- a CDS encoding Rpn family recombination-promoting nuclease/putative transposase — translation MKKGNGKGDELMASNYIRFDWAMKRLLRNKANFAVLEGFLTTLLNEKIVIQKLLESESNQEDEFDKYNRVDMLAENSKGELILIEVQNNNEYAYFQRMLFGTSKLVTEYINRGEGYDKVRKVYSVNIVYFSLGSGKDIVYHGKTEFRGIHQGDVLELTPFQKQTFKVDSVSQLYPEYYILKVNDFNQVARSPLEEWIYYMNTGDIPDGATAPGLDEARQRLKLDKMTKEELSAYYRHLDNIVILRDNIYTERAEGRAEGRAEGRAEGRAEGRAEGRAEGLMEGRMEEKREMVHNMKSLNIPLDTISQVTGLSIEEIKSL, via the coding sequence ATGAAAAAAGGAAACGGTAAAGGAGACGAACTTATGGCAAGTAATTATATTCGTTTCGATTGGGCAATGAAACGCTTGTTGCGTAATAAAGCCAATTTTGCAGTTCTCGAGGGCTTTCTAACCACTCTTCTAAATGAAAAGATAGTCATTCAGAAACTGTTGGAAAGTGAGAGCAATCAAGAGGACGAGTTTGACAAGTATAATCGGGTGGATATGCTTGCGGAAAACTCAAAGGGTGAACTCATTTTGATTGAAGTTCAAAACAATAATGAGTATGCGTATTTCCAACGTATGTTATTCGGCACTTCTAAATTGGTGACCGAATACATAAACCGCGGGGAAGGGTATGACAAAGTAAGGAAAGTATATAGTGTCAATATTGTATATTTCTCTTTAGGGAGTGGAAAGGATATCGTATATCATGGAAAAACAGAATTCCGCGGAATCCATCAGGGAGATGTTTTGGAATTGACTCCTTTCCAGAAACAGACATTCAAAGTAGATAGTGTCAGTCAGCTTTATCCCGAATATTATATTCTGAAGGTCAATGATTTCAATCAAGTGGCCCGGAGTCCGTTGGAAGAATGGATTTATTATATGAATACAGGTGATATACCTGATGGTGCGACAGCACCGGGGTTGGATGAGGCTCGTCAACGCCTGAAACTGGATAAGATGACAAAAGAAGAATTAAGTGCTTATTATCGTCATTTGGATAATATAGTAATTCTACGTGACAATATATATACCGAACGTGCGGAAGGTCGTGCTGAGGGCCGTGCTGAAGGTCGTGCTGAAGGTCGTGCAGAGGGCCGTGCTGAGGGCCGTGCCGAGGGACTTATGGAAGGTCGTATGGAAGAAAAAAGAGAAATGGTACATAATATGAAATCTTTGAATATTCCACTTGATACCATTTCGCAAGTTACAGGACTATCCATTGAAGAAATAAAAAGTTTGTAG
- a CDS encoding winged helix-turn-helix domain-containing protein, with the protein MIEAFQYINKAFESKVRLGIMAILMVNEEADFNFLKEQLSLTDGNLASHTRALEELGYIVCNKSFVGRKPRTVFQATPQGREAFKSHIEALEKFLKSK; encoded by the coding sequence ATGATAGAAGCATTCCAATATATTAATAAAGCATTCGAAAGCAAGGTCCGATTAGGCATCATGGCTATCCTGATGGTAAATGAGGAAGCTGATTTCAATTTTCTGAAAGAACAGCTCTCTCTGACCGACGGCAATCTTGCCAGCCATACCCGCGCCCTGGAAGAGCTGGGATATATCGTATGCAACAAAAGTTTTGTCGGACGAAAGCCACGGACTGTTTTTCAGGCAACCCCGCAAGGCAGAGAAGCTTTCAAATCGCATATTGAAGCCTTAGAGAAATTTCTAAAATCAAAATAA
- the creD gene encoding cell envelope integrity protein CreD: MDAFNENSNEQQAQQPMGCLNRFSKTIKVVIIGLLILLLMIPMFMIENLISERGQTQEEAINEVSQKWSLAQTITGPYLNLQYPVVTENNGEKTVSIKDLILFPDELTVNGQLKTEILKRSIYEVNVYQSELTLKGSFSSEELKKSRIDMEQLQFDRVAICLNLTDMRGISEQISITLGDSVYIFEPGMDNRGINNTGVHAIANLSELKQNKELPYEIKIKLKGSQSLNFIPLGKTTRVDLKANWNTPSFTGNYLPNNRNITEKEFSAQWQVLNLNRNYSQVMIDYTNSNIKDIDNSSFGVNFKIPVEQYQQSMRSAKYAILIILLTFGVIFFTEIMNKTRIHALQYLLVGLALCLFYSLLLSFSEHIGFNPAYLLSSALTIILIGGYMFGITKQKKPSLIMSGLLTILYIYIFVLIQLETFALLAGSLGLFIILAMVMYFSKKIDWFNE, translated from the coding sequence ATGGACGCTTTCAACGAAAATTCAAATGAGCAACAGGCACAGCAACCTATGGGATGCCTCAACCGTTTTTCCAAAACAATCAAAGTGGTCATCATCGGATTATTAATCCTTCTCCTGATGATACCTATGTTCATGATTGAGAATCTTATTTCCGAACGGGGACAAACCCAGGAAGAAGCTATCAACGAGGTAAGCCAAAAATGGAGTCTTGCACAAACCATCACTGGTCCTTACCTGAATCTCCAGTATCCGGTTGTCACTGAAAACAACGGCGAGAAGACGGTTTCCATCAAAGACCTGATACTCTTTCCTGACGAGCTTACGGTCAACGGACAACTGAAGACTGAAATTCTGAAAAGAAGTATCTATGAGGTCAATGTATATCAATCGGAACTGACATTGAAAGGATCATTCAGTTCGGAAGAATTGAAAAAGAGCAGAATAGATATGGAGCAATTGCAGTTTGACAGGGTAGCAATTTGCTTAAACCTGACCGATATGCGAGGTATCAGCGAACAAATCAGCATCACTCTGGGTGATTCTGTTTATATATTCGAACCGGGTATGGACAACAGAGGAATAAATAACACTGGAGTTCATGCAATCGCAAATTTATCGGAATTGAAGCAGAACAAAGAACTGCCATACGAAATAAAAATCAAACTGAAAGGTTCACAGTCACTCAACTTTATTCCGCTGGGTAAAACAACCCGTGTAGACCTGAAAGCCAATTGGAATACACCGAGTTTCACCGGAAACTACCTGCCTAACAACCGGAATATTACCGAAAAAGAATTTTCGGCACAATGGCAAGTTTTGAACTTGAACCGGAATTACTCACAAGTAATGATTGACTATACCAATTCTAATATTAAAGATATAGATAATTCCAGTTTCGGTGTGAACTTCAAAATTCCGGTGGAACAGTACCAACAGTCCATGCGTTCAGCGAAGTATGCTATCCTGATTATCCTGTTGACATTCGGAGTTATCTTCTTCACTGAAATTATGAATAAAACCCGTATTCATGCTTTACAGTATTTGTTAGTGGGACTGGCACTTTGTCTATTCTACAGCCTGCTCCTCTCCTTCTCCGAACATATCGGCTTCAACCCTGCCTATTTGTTATCTTCTGCACTGACTATTATACTGATAGGCGGATATATGTTCGGAATCACCAAGCAAAAGAAACCGTCATTAATCATGTCCGGTTTGTTGACTATACTCTATATTTATATCTTTGTTCTTATCCAGCTGGAGACTTTCGCATTATTGGCAGGCAGCTTAGGATTATTTATTATCTTAGCAATGGTGATGTATTTCTCAAAGAAAATAGATTGGTTTAATGAGTAG